The Atribacterota bacterium genome includes a region encoding these proteins:
- a CDS encoding adenine phosphoribosyltransferase, with protein MDLASYIRNIPDFPRPGIQFKDITTLLKDREAFRETIDRLVYSFRGQDVELVVGIEARGFIIGAPLAYHLGCGFVPVRKKGKLPAATLSKTYNLEYGSATLEIHRDAIEKGQRVLIVDDLLATGGTTKAVCEMVEELGGNIVGVSFVVELEALKGREKLIPYRVYSLIRL; from the coding sequence ATGGACCTTGCATCCTATATCCGAAATATTCCTGATTTTCCTCGTCCTGGTATCCAGTTTAAGGACATTACCACGCTTTTAAAGGACCGGGAGGCGTTTCGGGAAACCATTGATCGTTTGGTGTACAGTTTCCGGGGTCAAGATGTTGAGCTGGTGGTAGGGATTGAGGCTCGAGGTTTTATCATTGGTGCTCCTTTAGCCTACCATCTGGGGTGTGGTTTTGTCCCGGTCCGAAAAAAGGGAAAACTTCCTGCGGCCACGCTTTCCAAGACCTACAATCTTGAATACGGTTCGGCCACCTTAGAGATTCACCGTGACGCCATCGAGAAGGGGCAACGGGTTCTCATCGTTGATGACCTCTTAGCGACGGGGGGAACCACCAAAGCGGTATGTGAGATGGTCGAAGAGCTGGGTGGAAATATTGTGGGGGTTAGTTTTGTTGTAGAGCTTGAAGCCTTAAAGGGGCGGGAGAAACTCATTCCCTATCGAGTTTATTCCTTGATTCGGCTTTAG
- a CDS encoding bifunctional (p)ppGpp synthetase/guanosine-3',5'-bis(diphosphate) 3'-pyrophosphohydrolase, which produces MVGEWNGVGTIEALLDKIKEYHPACNKDLILKAYEFAFQVHQGHVRLSGEPYIVHPLSVASIIADLKMDEATIAAALLHDVLEDSPVTEKELEEQFGPEITSLVKGVTKLNIDFAPGLSSEERVVEDYRRLFMAVAADVRVIVLKLADRLHNMRTLKYQYRGKKEEIARETLEIFAPVAHRLGINAIQVELENLSLFFLDPEAYCTIQRGLERVRKEREEFIEEAKAILSVQLEKAHIKAEIQSRFKHIYSIYKKLNRLNIALEDLHDLVAMRVITDTKENCYMVLGIVHSLWNPVEGRIKDYIALPKSNKYQSLHTTVIGPRGTPMEVQIRTWEMHQVAEYGIAAHWRYKEGKLMPESAFDERINWLKQLLEWQQDLGSTKEFMESLKISLFDDEVYVFTPKGDLKKLPKGATPIDFAYLIHTEVGNSCVGAKVNRQMVPLSYELKSGDIVEIITSRSASGPSIDWLKLAKTPGARNKIRAFLRKKNQDANREKGRIALERELEKYPLTPEERNLFSANLDRFMRDHHLEGLEELYIALGEGRYSARKVVNRLIPYSIRKKWLERRKNTLSKVRKEEESVLVQGTPGIEARLARCCTPVPGDTIVAFVTQGRGITVHRTDCVNVKHLANGERIIDAAWKPDLTLRYNAGVVVEALDRPRLLADVTNAVSACQIEIKAAKARTVGNEAHIYLLLEVGKREELDTLFREIHKVSNVKTVRRGGAFYLK; this is translated from the coding sequence TTGGTTGGAGAATGGAATGGGGTAGGGACCATAGAGGCCTTACTTGATAAAATCAAGGAGTATCACCCTGCCTGCAACAAAGACCTGATTCTCAAAGCCTACGAATTCGCTTTTCAGGTTCATCAGGGGCACGTTCGTCTTTCGGGCGAACCATATATCGTCCATCCCCTTTCGGTGGCTTCCATCATTGCTGATCTCAAGATGGACGAGGCCACCATTGCTGCAGCATTGCTTCACGATGTGCTTGAGGATAGCCCGGTCACTGAAAAGGAGCTGGAAGAGCAATTTGGTCCAGAAATTACCAGCTTAGTGAAGGGCGTGACCAAGCTTAACATTGACTTCGCTCCTGGCCTCTCTTCTGAAGAACGAGTGGTCGAGGATTATCGTCGCCTTTTCATGGCTGTAGCTGCTGATGTGCGGGTGATTGTCTTAAAACTCGCCGATCGACTCCACAACATGCGGACCCTTAAATATCAGTATCGGGGGAAAAAGGAGGAAATTGCTCGGGAGACGCTGGAAATCTTTGCGCCGGTCGCCCATCGGCTGGGAATCAATGCCATTCAGGTAGAGCTGGAAAACCTTAGTCTTTTTTTTCTCGATCCTGAAGCATACTGCACCATTCAGCGGGGTTTGGAAAGAGTACGGAAAGAACGAGAGGAATTCATTGAGGAGGCAAAGGCCATTTTGAGTGTTCAACTGGAAAAAGCCCACATCAAAGCCGAGATCCAGAGCCGATTTAAGCACATCTACAGCATTTACAAAAAACTCAACCGTCTGAACATCGCCTTGGAAGACCTGCATGACCTTGTCGCCATGCGAGTGATTACCGATACCAAAGAAAACTGTTACATGGTTTTGGGGATTGTTCATTCCTTGTGGAACCCAGTGGAAGGGCGTATCAAAGACTACATTGCACTTCCAAAATCCAATAAATACCAGTCTTTGCACACCACGGTCATCGGTCCCCGAGGAACGCCCATGGAGGTACAGATTCGAACCTGGGAAATGCATCAGGTGGCTGAGTATGGTATTGCCGCCCACTGGCGATATAAAGAGGGGAAATTGATGCCGGAAAGCGCTTTTGATGAACGCATTAACTGGTTGAAGCAACTTTTGGAATGGCAGCAGGACCTGGGTAGTACCAAAGAGTTTATGGAGAGCCTCAAAATCAGCCTTTTTGATGATGAAGTCTATGTTTTTACTCCCAAGGGGGATCTCAAGAAGCTGCCTAAAGGTGCCACGCCCATTGACTTTGCCTACCTCATTCATACTGAGGTGGGAAATAGCTGTGTGGGAGCCAAAGTCAATCGTCAGATGGTGCCCCTGAGCTATGAACTCAAAAGTGGAGACATCGTGGAAATCATCACTTCCCGTTCGGCTTCTGGACCCAGTATCGACTGGTTGAAACTGGCAAAAACCCCAGGAGCACGAAATAAAATTCGAGCGTTCCTGCGCAAGAAAAATCAAGATGCCAATCGGGAAAAAGGCCGGATTGCGCTGGAAAGAGAGCTGGAAAAGTATCCTCTTACACCCGAAGAGCGTAACCTCTTCTCTGCCAACCTGGACCGGTTCATGAGGGATCATCACCTAGAGGGTCTGGAAGAATTGTACATTGCTCTGGGTGAAGGGCGGTACAGCGCCCGAAAAGTGGTTAACCGGCTTATCCCATACAGTATCCGCAAAAAATGGCTTGAACGCCGCAAGAACACCCTGTCGAAGGTTCGAAAAGAAGAAGAGAGTGTGCTCGTTCAAGGAACACCGGGGATTGAGGCTCGTCTTGCTCGTTGCTGTACTCCGGTTCCCGGAGATACTATTGTGGCTTTTGTGACCCAGGGAAGGGGTATCACCGTTCATCGAACCGATTGTGTGAATGTCAAGCACTTAGCGAACGGGGAACGAATCATTGATGCAGCATGGAAACCAGACTTGACCCTCCGTTACAACGCTGGGGTGGTGGTGGAAGCGCTGGATCGCCCCCGTCTTCTTGCTGATGTTACGAACGCCGTGTCAGCCTGTCAGATTGAAATTAAGGCGGCCAAAGCCCGGACTGTCGGCAATGAAGCCCATATTTATCTTTTGCTTGAAGTTGGGAAACGGGAGGAATTGGATACCCTCTTTCGGGAAATCCATAAAGTTTCCAATGTCAAAACAGTCCGGAGAGGAGGTGCATTCTACCTGAAATGA
- the dtd gene encoding D-aminoacyl-tRNA deacylase codes for MRAVVQRVSRASVRVSGKVIGAIEEGILVFLGVGKGDGERDVDFMVRKIPNLRIFEDENGKMNRNLKEVRGKVLFISQFTLYGDCRRGLRPSFDQAAPPEEARKWCEKVVEGLEKEGIKVEQGEFGAFMEVELLNQGPVTILLDSREERRR; via the coding sequence ATGAGAGCCGTGGTGCAGCGGGTTTCTCGCGCTTCGGTACGGGTTAGTGGAAAGGTGATTGGAGCCATTGAAGAGGGAATTTTGGTCTTTCTGGGGGTAGGAAAAGGTGATGGAGAAAGAGATGTGGATTTCATGGTACGAAAGATTCCCAACCTGCGCATTTTTGAGGATGAAAATGGGAAGATGAACCGAAACCTGAAAGAGGTAAGGGGTAAGGTCCTCTTTATTTCTCAGTTTACCCTTTATGGAGATTGCCGCAGGGGATTGCGCCCCAGCTTTGACCAGGCGGCACCACCTGAGGAGGCGCGAAAGTGGTGTGAGAAAGTGGTGGAAGGTCTGGAAAAAGAAGGGATCAAAGTTGAGCAGGGGGAATTCGGTGCGTTTATGGAAGTGGAACTGCTCAATCAAGGTCCGGTAACCATTCTTCTTGATAGCCGGGAAGAAAGAAGGCGATGA
- the recJ gene encoding single-stranded-DNA-specific exonuclease RecJ, with amino-acid sequence MRKRWQIRKVDRGHLFRLAKEVSLPTVMARVLMNRGIFTPHEAMQFLNPSFTLLEGLGELPGLDEAVVLLDWVLRGNGRILIFGDYDVDGLTGSALLFHFLKSLSAHVDVYIPNRFTEGYGVTEKAAQRILKDNPPDLLITVDCGIRDRDGLSLLRRKGVHLILTDHHLPDFDTLPEVHALVSNFDLKTRELLVPLSGAGMALALAYRYAEYRGLEENPLEEYLGLACLGTVADAVPLLGINRIIARYGLKKLNRSIPFGIQALLDVAGMKEREIGVEEISCVIAPRLNAAGRMEDPMIAMRLLLSENWDEAVTMSQSLQTLNSRRQKEEEKVLSEILESGAYSEFLEDPIVVVSGKGWNLGVLGIIASRLSGRLGRPAIVLSEGENLAVGSGRSIEGFSLIQVLGEASHLLIRYGGHEMAVGLKILPQNISSFRRFINIQFGNEVEKMTSMQGLIVDALIDLGEVDQGLLEWLRRLEPFGEQNPNPLFAVLNVSLIKSWIWGRSNQHLRFLVKQGREVQEMVVFHGKEKALDLHGSSLVDLAFEVQCDNYGNYPYLKVHDWRIKK; translated from the coding sequence TTGCGTAAACGCTGGCAGATTCGAAAGGTCGACCGGGGGCATCTGTTCCGCTTGGCAAAGGAAGTTTCTTTGCCTACGGTGATGGCCAGAGTCCTCATGAATCGGGGTATTTTTACTCCGCACGAAGCGATGCAATTTCTGAACCCTTCCTTTACCCTTCTTGAGGGGCTCGGAGAGCTCCCCGGCCTTGACGAGGCAGTAGTGCTTCTCGATTGGGTACTCCGAGGAAATGGTCGCATCCTCATTTTTGGCGATTACGATGTGGATGGCCTTACCGGAAGTGCTCTCCTGTTCCACTTCCTCAAGTCGCTTTCGGCTCATGTTGATGTTTATATTCCCAATCGGTTCACCGAAGGATATGGGGTTACCGAAAAGGCTGCCCAACGCATCCTGAAGGACAATCCTCCGGACCTTTTGATTACGGTAGATTGTGGGATTCGAGACAGGGATGGACTCTCCCTCTTGCGCCGGAAAGGAGTTCATCTTATTCTTACTGACCACCATCTTCCTGATTTTGATACTCTTCCAGAGGTGCACGCCCTGGTTTCGAACTTTGATCTGAAAACCAGGGAACTTCTTGTACCTCTTTCTGGTGCTGGTATGGCGCTGGCTCTGGCATACCGCTATGCTGAATATCGCGGGCTGGAGGAGAATCCTTTAGAGGAGTATCTGGGATTGGCCTGTCTTGGGACTGTGGCTGATGCGGTGCCGCTTCTGGGGATCAATCGGATAATTGCCCGTTATGGTCTTAAGAAGCTGAATCGGAGCATTCCCTTTGGTATTCAGGCGTTGCTTGATGTAGCCGGGATGAAAGAACGAGAAATCGGGGTGGAAGAGATTAGCTGTGTCATTGCGCCCCGCCTTAATGCGGCTGGTCGGATGGAAGACCCAATGATTGCCATGAGGCTCCTTCTGAGTGAAAATTGGGATGAGGCGGTAACCATGTCACAGTCTTTGCAGACCCTCAATTCTCGCCGACAGAAGGAAGAGGAAAAAGTGCTCTCGGAGATCCTAGAAAGCGGTGCATACAGTGAGTTTTTGGAAGACCCGATTGTGGTTGTGAGCGGAAAAGGCTGGAATCTGGGAGTGCTGGGAATTATTGCTTCTCGCCTCTCCGGTCGTCTTGGTCGCCCAGCGATTGTCCTGAGCGAAGGGGAAAACCTGGCAGTGGGGTCGGGGCGAAGTATAGAGGGGTTTAGTCTCATTCAGGTACTGGGAGAAGCGAGTCATCTTTTGATTCGTTACGGAGGACATGAGATGGCGGTGGGTTTGAAGATTCTGCCCCAAAATATTTCTTCCTTTCGACGGTTTATAAACATCCAATTTGGAAATGAGGTAGAGAAGATGACGTCGATGCAGGGTTTGATTGTTGATGCCCTGATCGACTTAGGAGAGGTGGACCAGGGACTTTTAGAATGGTTGAGGAGACTGGAACCCTTTGGAGAACAGAACCCAAATCCACTGTTTGCTGTGCTGAATGTTTCGCTCATTAAAAGCTGGATCTGGGGGCGAAGTAACCAGCACCTACGTTTTTTGGTGAAACAGGGAAGAGAAGTGCAGGAAATGGTGGTCTTTCACGGGAAAGAAAAGGCTTTAGATTTGCATGGGAGTTCGCTGGTTGACCTTGCTTTTGAGGTGCAGTGTGACAATTACGGCAATTATCCCTATTTGAAAGTTCATGATTGGAGGATTAAAAAATAG